A window of Raineyella sp. W15-4 contains these coding sequences:
- a CDS encoding NAD(P)-dependent oxidoreductase yields MKIGIIGATGKAGREIHALAAERGHRPTAIVRSQQRADEILGAGADVAVRDALTLTAADLAPYDVVVDAVGAAPADARLHVDLARLLVREAATLGDDAPRLVFILGAGSLRAGEDGHLFVEDIRKMPGSEAWVSIPEQQLAELEFLRGCSVEWVGISPSALFEPGAASTPVLGGDDLLVDANGVSRTTTGTMAVAVLDEIETPAHRNRRFTVGNG; encoded by the coding sequence ATGAAGATCGGCATCATCGGCGCCACCGGCAAGGCCGGTCGTGAGATCCACGCCCTGGCCGCCGAGCGCGGGCACCGGCCGACGGCGATCGTCCGCAGCCAGCAGCGGGCCGACGAGATCCTCGGGGCCGGGGCGGACGTCGCGGTGCGTGACGCCCTGACGCTGACCGCGGCGGACCTGGCGCCGTACGACGTGGTGGTCGACGCCGTCGGCGCCGCGCCGGCCGACGCCCGCCTGCATGTGGACCTCGCCCGGCTGCTGGTCCGCGAGGCCGCCACCCTGGGTGACGACGCGCCACGGCTGGTGTTCATCCTCGGCGCCGGCAGTCTGCGGGCCGGCGAGGACGGCCATCTGTTTGTCGAGGACATCCGGAAGATGCCGGGCTCCGAGGCGTGGGTGAGCATCCCGGAGCAGCAGTTGGCCGAGCTGGAGTTCCTCCGCGGTTGCTCCGTCGAGTGGGTGGGGATCTCGCCGTCGGCGCTGTTCGAGCCGGGCGCGGCGAGCACACCGGTGCTCGGCGGTGACGACCTGCTGGTCGATGCCAACGGCGTGTCCCGGACGACCACCGGCACGATGGCGGTCGCGGTGCTGGACGAGATCGAGACGCCGGCACACCGCAACCGGCGGTTCACCGTCGGCAACGGCTGA
- a CDS encoding MFS transporter, translating to MPTPGRAFTLLLANTFIANLTTSFLWFAATFWIYLETRSVLATSIMGGSYLLLLAVMAVPFGMLVDRHRKKKVMVGAQLLTVVSFGLSLVCYLAFPRDRLLTIGAVPFWLFVAAVLFGAIAESARQIALTTTVTLLVPAEGRAKANGRVGIVNGLSFAATSVFSGLAVGLLGMGWTIVIAVALSLLSLLHLLTVAIPEAEIRPAEGVPQPVDVTAAVRTVAAVPGLIALIIFSTFNNLIGGVYMALLDPYGLTLVSVEIWGLLWGVVSFGFIIGGAVVAAVGLGPAPLRLLLLGNVVIYLIGLVFTIRESIVLLAVGLVLYMAVIPVIEAAEQTTLQRVVPYPVQGRVFGFAQAIETAAAPLTAFLIGPIAQYGLIPYMASGPGQRTFGWLVGAGDARGIALVFIASSLIGLLITGLAFTTRSYRVLSAEYAAGGADGPGVLPA from the coding sequence ATGCCCACGCCGGGTCGCGCCTTCACCCTGCTGCTGGCGAACACCTTCATCGCCAACCTCACCACCAGCTTCCTGTGGTTCGCGGCCACCTTCTGGATCTACCTGGAGACCCGCTCGGTGCTCGCCACCTCGATCATGGGCGGCTCCTACCTGCTGTTGCTGGCGGTGATGGCCGTCCCGTTCGGCATGCTGGTGGACCGACACCGCAAGAAGAAGGTGATGGTCGGCGCCCAGTTGCTGACGGTGGTGTCGTTCGGGCTGTCCCTGGTCTGCTATCTGGCGTTCCCGCGGGACCGGCTGCTGACCATCGGCGCGGTCCCGTTCTGGCTCTTCGTCGCCGCGGTGCTCTTCGGGGCGATCGCCGAGAGCGCCCGTCAGATCGCGCTGACCACCACGGTCACCCTGCTCGTCCCGGCCGAGGGCCGGGCGAAGGCCAACGGCCGGGTGGGCATCGTCAACGGGCTGAGCTTCGCCGCCACCTCGGTGTTCAGCGGGCTGGCGGTCGGCCTGCTCGGCATGGGGTGGACGATCGTCATCGCGGTGGCCCTGTCGCTGCTCTCGCTGCTGCACCTGCTCACCGTCGCCATCCCCGAGGCGGAGATCCGGCCCGCCGAAGGGGTGCCGCAACCGGTCGACGTCACCGCCGCGGTACGGACTGTCGCTGCCGTCCCGGGGCTGATCGCGTTGATCATCTTCTCCACCTTCAACAACCTCATCGGCGGGGTGTACATGGCGCTGCTGGACCCGTACGGCCTGACCCTGGTGTCGGTCGAGATCTGGGGCCTGCTGTGGGGGGTGGTGAGCTTCGGGTTCATCATCGGCGGTGCCGTGGTGGCCGCCGTCGGGCTCGGGCCGGCACCGCTGCGGCTGCTGTTGCTCGGCAACGTGGTGATCTACCTGATCGGGCTGGTCTTCACCATCCGGGAGTCGATCGTGTTGTTGGCGGTCGGCCTGGTCCTGTACATGGCGGTGATCCCGGTGATCGAGGCGGCCGAGCAGACGACCCTGCAGCGGGTCGTGCCGTACCCGGTGCAGGGCCGCGTCTTCGGGTTCGCACAGGCAATCGAGACGGCGGCCGCGCCGCTCACCGCGTTCCTGATCGGCCCGATCGCGCAGTACGGGCTGATCCCGTACATGGCCTCCGGGCCGGGGCAGCGTACGTTCGGCTGGCTGGTCGGGGCCGGTGACGCCCGCGGCATCGCGCTGGTCTTCATCGCCTCGTCGCTGATCGGGCTGCTGATCACCGGGCTGGCGTTCACCACCCGGTCCTACCGGGTGTTGTCGGCCGAGTACGCGGCCGGTGGTGCCGACGGGCCGGGGGTACTCCCGGCTTGA
- a CDS encoding DinB family protein — METTHQPPHSTPARPDTTDWTVVIEEGCPQCGFRPIRPLSEIAHRLSESIGRWQAVLDRPEVAVRPEPDVWSPLEYACHVLDINRVFTTRVEEMHSEDTPTFAEWDGELAAVAEDYNARDPRSVASDYEIAAHRAAELFDSLEEDAWQRPGLRADGMRFTIATLADYWLHEVQHHLADVHG, encoded by the coding sequence GTGGAAACCACACACCAGCCGCCCCACAGCACTCCCGCCCGCCCCGACACGACCGACTGGACGGTGGTGATCGAAGAGGGCTGCCCGCAGTGCGGTTTCCGCCCGATCCGGCCGCTGAGCGAGATCGCGCACCGGCTGAGCGAGTCGATCGGGCGCTGGCAGGCCGTGCTGGACCGTCCGGAGGTGGCCGTACGCCCCGAACCCGACGTCTGGTCGCCCCTCGAGTACGCCTGCCACGTCCTCGACATCAACCGGGTGTTCACCACCCGGGTCGAAGAGATGCACTCCGAGGACACCCCCACCTTCGCCGAGTGGGACGGCGAGCTGGCCGCCGTGGCGGAGGACTACAACGCCCGCGACCCGCGCTCGGTCGCCTCGGACTACGAGATCGCCGCACACCGGGCCGCCGAGCTGTTCGACTCCCTGGAGGAGGATGCCTGGCAGCGCCCGGGCCTGCGCGCCGATGGGATGCGGTTCACCATCGCCACGCTGGCCGACTACTGGCTGCACGAGGTCCAGCACCACCTGGCCGACGTCCACGGCTGA